The genomic region TTGAGCCGGCGCCCGTCCTCCAGCTTGCCGCGCAGCCGCGCCGCCGTCAGCCGGTCCTCGGCGAGCAGCTCGTTCGCGCGCAGGACGAGCGGCAGCACCGCGGTAAGAAAAAGCTCCTTCTTGAGCCGCGTGTTCCGGAGGCCGCCGAGTCCCGGCGGCAGGGCGGCGAGCATCCGCCGCGGCACGAGCGCGCGCCTGTCCGGCACGTCGCGCGCCCGGTAGCCGAGAAGCGTGAAGAGCTCCCTGGGATCGCCGGGCGGGCGCAGGTGCCGGTGGTAGAAGACGCGCTCGGCGAACAGCCGCTTTTCGCGCGCGTGATCGCCCTGATGCAGCGCGAGTCCGGTGACGCCGCCCAGAACCAGCAGCGCCGCCGCCGCGAAGGCTGCGCGTCGGATGCCGATGGTCATGCCCGGCGGGCCCTTCCCTGCCGCATTGCCGCGCAAGCAGGGCCAAGGGCTTGCAGGGATCGGCGGCGATCGTCAATAGCAGGCGCTGGTGCGGGCAAGCGGCGATGCTCCCGCGGCCGGCGCGGGCCGCACGGGACGGCGGGCGCGGGCGAAGCGATGGTGAAGGACGCGATGACGCAGAATTCAGACGATCGGCCGCATGTCGTGGTGCTCGGGAACGAGAAGGGCGGCACCGGCAAGTCCACGACCGCCGTGCATCTGCTGTTCGCCCTGGCGCGGACGGGGCTTGCGACGGCGGCGATCGATCTGGACGACCGCCAGCGCACGCTCTCGCGCTATCTCGAGAATCGCCGGCGCTACGCGACCGAAAAGGGCCTGCGGCTGCCGCTGCCGCCGGTCGAGATCGTGCCGACGAGCCATGCCGCGACGCGCGAAGAGGCAAGGGCGGAAGAGCGCCGGGCCTTCCAGGCGGCGCTGGCGAAGCTGGAAGGGCGGGCCGACGTCATCATCATCGACTGCCCGGGCCGCGACTGCTTTCTTTCGCGCCTCGCGCACGCCCATGCCGACACGCTGATCACGCCGATGAACGACAGCTTCGTCGATCTCGACCTGCTGGCGAGCGTGCATCCGGACAGCTACCGGATCGAACGGCTCAGTCTCTATGCCGAGATGGTCTTCGAGGCGAGGAAGCAGCGCGCGCTCACCTTCCGGCGCGAGCTCGACTGGATCGTGATGCGCAACCGCCTCGCCAATCTCGACGCGCGCAACAAGCGCCGGGTGGAGCGCGTGCTCGGCGAGCTTTCCAGGCGGCTGGGTTTCCGCTTCGTGCCGGGCTTGAGCGAGCGCGTGATCTACCGCGAGCTGTTCCCGAAGGGACTGACCCTCGTGGATCTCACGCCGGGCGAGGGCCCCGCGACGGGCACGCGGCTCACGCTCAGCCATGTCGCCGCGCGCGAGGAGCTGAGGCGGCTCGTCGACGCCTTGCGCATCCGCAGGCCCCACCCACATGAGGAAGCGCAGGCGGGCGGAGCGGCGGGCTGACGCGGATCATGGCGAAAGAAGACGACAGGCGGCGTACGGATCAGGCGGCACCCGCGACCCGGACGGCGGGCGCGCAACCGCTGCGGCCGGAGGTCGCACGCTTTCTCGCCGAACTCGAGGCCCGCGCGCCCGCCCGCAGCCGGGCCGGCAGCCGGCAGGTGCCGGCGGATGCGACAGGCGCCGCGGCCCCGCGCGCCAATCTGCTGTTCGCGCTCGATGCGACGATGAGCCGGCAGCCGACCTGGGATCTGGCGGTGTCCATCCAGGCGGACATGTTCCTCGAGGCGGCGAAGTTCGGAGGGCTCGCCATCAAGCTGGTCTATTTCCGCGGGCTCGGCGAGTGCCGGGCGACGGGTTTCGTGCGCGATCCCGTCAAGCTCGCCGAGCTCATGACCGGGATCACCTGCCGGGCCGGCCGCACCCAGATCGCCCGCGTCCTGCGCCACGCCGTGCGCACGGCGCGCGAGGACGGGCTCAAGGCCATGGTCTACGTCGGCGACTGCTGCGAGGAGAACCCGGACCAGCTTGCCGCCATCGCCGGCGAGCTGGCGATCCTGGGCGTGCCCATCTTCCTGTTTCACGAGGGCGGTGACGCCTTCGCGCGCCGGGTGTTCGAGGAGCTCGCCCGGATCACGAAGGGCGCCGCGCTCGCCTTCGATCCCGCAAGCCCGCATGAGCTGGCGGCGCTGCTCAAAGGGGTTGCGGCCTACGCCGCCGGGGGAGACGGGGCGCTCCAGGCGCTGGCACGGCGGGAGGCGCCGGCCGGGGCGTTGCTCGCGCATCTCGCGCGCGCAGACGGCAGCTAGGGCACGCACGGCAGGGCAGGGAAGGCAGGGGCGACCATGGCCACCGCGTTCTTGACGGGTCTGCTCGCTCTGCTCGCCTTCGTTCTGCTGCTGCTCCTTGTCGAGCGCGCGGATCCGGCGAAGCTCGCCCGTGCGCTCGTGTGGCTCGGAATTGCGGCGGTCGTGCTCGTCGCCGGACTGCTGCTCATCAGCGGCCGCTTCCTTCAGAGCCTTCCCGCGCTTCTGGCGGCGCTCGCCATTCTCTGGCAGCGCGCCGCCCTCCAGCGCCTCACCCGGCGGGGGCTCGCCGGCATGGGTGCCGGCAGGCGGCGGACGAGCCGGGTGGAGACGGCCGCGCTTGAGATGACGCTGGACCTTGCCACCGGCGCGCTTGACGGCACCGTGCGCCGGGGCCGGTTCGCCGGGCGGCGTCTTGCGGAACTGGACGAGGAGGAATGCCTCGCCCTCCATCGCGATCTCGCCGGCGACGAGGAAAGCAGGCGGCTGCTGGAGGCCTATCTCGACAGACGCATGCCCGGCTGGCGCGCGCGGGCGGGGGGCGAAGGCGAGGAGACGGCGGGCGAGTCGCCGCCCGGGCACGGCGGCATGACCCGCGAGCAGGCGCTGCGGATCCTCGGGCTTGCGGAAGGCGCGGGGCGCGAGGAGATCATCGCCGCCCACCGCCGTCTGATGCAGAAGCTCCATCCCGACCACGGCGGCAGCGACTTTCTCGCCGCCCAGATCAACGAGGCCAAAAGGGTCTTGCTGGAGGAGGAGTGAAGCGGCTATCGCGCGGCGCGACATCCGGTCGCAAGCCGGTGACCACGCGAGCACGAGGACGGGAGCGCAACGGCATGGCCGAACGGGCGGCGGAACGGCAGGCGGGTGACGGGCATCTGTTCGATCCCACGATCCTGCGTGAATACGACGTGCGCGGCATCGTTGGCGAGACGCTGACGGTGCGCGACGCCCGGGCGCTGGGCCGCGCCTACGCCGCGTTCCTCAAGGAAGTCGGGGCGCCGGCGCGCCTGCCGGTGGCGGTGGGCCGGGATGGCCGGCTGAGCTCGCCGGAGCTCGCCGATGCCCTCATCGCTGGCATCAGGGCGGGCGGACGCGATGTCATCGACATCGGCCTCGGCCCCACGCCCATGCTCTATTTCGCGGTCCATCATCTGGGGCTGGCCGGCGGGATCATGGTCACCGGCTCCCACAATCCGCCGGACTACAACGGCTTCAAGATGATGGCCGGCATGAAGCCGCTTTTCGGCGCCGACATCGCCCGGCTCGGGGAGCTGGCGGCGGCCGGCCCGCCGGAGGCCGGCAATCCGGGGCGGGTGATGCGCCGCGAGGTGCTGTCCGCCTATGTCGCCCGGCTCGTCTGCGATGCCCGGATCCCGGCGCTCGACGTGGTCTGGGACACCGGCAACGGCGCGGCCGGGCCGGCGGTCGAGGCGCTGATCGCGCGGCTGCCCGGCCGGCACGAGCTGCTCTTCGGGGCGGTCGACGGGCGGTTTCCCAACCACCACCCGGATCCGACGGTGGAGGCGAATCTCGCCGATCTCAAGCGTGCGGTCCGCGCGCGCGGCGCCGACCTCGGCATCGCCTTCGATGGCGACGGCGACCGCATCGGCGCGGTGGACGGCGAGGGCCGCGTCGTCTGGGGCGACCAGATCCTGCTGATTCTCGCCCGGGCGCTGCTTGCCGAGCTGCCCGGGGCACCCGTGATCGCCGACGTCAAGGCCAGCCAGCACCTCTTCGACGGCATCGCGGCCGCCGGCGGCGAGCCGGTGATGTGGAAGACCGGGCATTCGCTCATCAAGACGAAGATGGCCGAAACCGGCGCGCCGCTGGCCGGCGAGATGAGCGGCCACATCTTCTTCCGCCACCGCTACTACGGCTTCGACGACGCGCTCTATGCGGCCGTGCGGCTGCTGGAGGCGATCGGCGCGGCGGGCCGCAGCCTCGCGGAGCTGCTCGACGGGCTGCCGAAAAGCGCGGCCACCCCCGAAATCCGCCTCGCCTGCCCCGAGGAGGAAAAGCGCGGCGTGGTGGAACGGCTGGCGCGGCATCTGGCGGCTGAGGGGCGCAGGGTGGTCGATGTGGACGGCGTGCGCGTGATCGCGGACGACGGCTGGTGGCTGGTGCGCGCCTCCAACACCCAGCCGGTGCTGGTCGCGCGAATCGAGGGGCGGGATGAGGCGGCGCTGGCGCGCCTCGAATCGGATCTGAAGGCGGCGCTCGAGGCGGTCGGCTTCCAGGCGAAGTGGTAGCCCGTCGCATCCCGGTGGCGATCAGCCGATTTTTGCTCCCGCCGGCTCGTGGCGCCGGCGGGTCGCCATCGTCCTCGGGGCCTTCCGCCTAACCGCTTGATCGCGCGCCCGTCTCCGCGACCGCCTTCCGCGCACGTCAGCCCGCATGCGCAAGAAAATGAGCCGGATTCCCGGCCCTTTCGCACGGTTTGCCCCCTTGCCATTATCCGGCCGTTAATAAAGATTATGGCATGAGATGAAGAACGGGACCGGCAGCCGATGCGGCGGCTGCAGCGATGGTGTGGATCAGGTGTTCGTGTGTGCCGGAGATGAAGAGGACCGCGATCGAACGGCTGCTCATGGCGGTTGAGCCGGGTCTCGAGCCGGCGCTGATGGCGGCCGGAGACGAGGATGGACAGGAAGGCGACGGCGGGCCGGTCACGGGGCTGCTGACCAAGCCCAAGCCCAGGACCAAGAAGCCGTCGATGTACAAGGTGCTGATGCTGAACGACGATTACACGCCCATGGAGTTCGTGGTCCATGTCCTGAAGCGCTTCTTCCGGATGGACCACGCGGAGGCCGTGCGGGTGATGCTGCACGTCCACCGCAAGGGCGTGGGGGTGTGCGGCGTCTTTCCCTACGAGGTGGCCGAGACCAAGGTCCACCAGGTGATCGACTATGCGCGCAAGCACCAGCACCCGCTGCAGTGCACCCTGGAGAAGGCCTGAGAACGCCCTTGTGGAGATGCGGAGGAAACAATATCTTTACGGATGGGAGGTAGGCTGAGCATAGTTGTTGCGTGAACCGGGCAGGAAGGAACAGGAATCGTGCCGAGTTTTTCGAGCCATCTGGAGCAGACGCTGCATCGGGCTCTCGCCGAGGCGAGCCGGCGCCGCCACGAGTATGCGACGCTGGAGCATCTGCTGCTGGCGCTCATCGACGACCCGGACGCATCGGCGGTGCTCAAGGCCTGCAATGTCGACTGCAACCTCCTGCGCCGCAATCTCGAGGACTATCTGGACAACGAGCTGGAGAGCATCCGCGTCGAGGACGGCGTCGTGGAGGCGACGCCGACCGCCGGCTTCCAGCGCGTCATCCAGCGTGCGATCCTGCATGTGCAGAGCTCGGGCCGTGACGAGCTCACGGGCGCCAACGTGCTGGTCGCGCTGTTTTCCGAGCGCGAAAGCCACGCCGTCTACTTCCTGCAGCAGCAGGACATGACGCGGCTCGATGCGGTGAGCTACATCTCCCACGGCATCGCCAAGTCGCCGCAGCACCATGAGCGGCGCACCGCGCGCGGAGCCGAGCAGGCGGGCGAGGGGCCGCGCCCGGGAAGCGCGGGCGGCTCGTCGTCGAAGAGCAAGTCGGGCGAGAGCGCGCTCGAGACCTACTGCGTCAATCTCAACGAGAAGGCGCGCGACGGCCGGATCGATCCGCTGATCGGCCGCCAGCTCGAGGTCGAGCGCACGATCCAGATCCTGTGCCGGCGCTCCAAGAACAATCCGCTTCTCGTCGGCGATCCCGGCGTCGGCAAGACCGCGATCGCCGAGGGCCTGGCGCGCAAGATCGTCGAGGGGGATGTCCCCGATGTGCTCAAGAACGCCACGATCTTCGCCCTCGACATGGGGGCGCTGCTCGCAGGCACGCGCTACCGCGGCGATTTCGAGGAGCGGCTCAAAGCCGTCGTCCAGGAGCTCGAGGAATACGAGGGCGCGATCCTGTTCATCGACGAGATCCACACCGTGATCGGTGCGGGCGCCACCTCGGGCGGGGCGATGGACGCATCCAATCTGCTGAAGCCCGCGCTGGCCTCCGGCGCGATCCGCTGCATCGGGTCGACGACCTACAAGGAGTTCCGCAGCCACTTCGAGAAGGACCGGGCGCTGCTGCGGCGCTTCCAGAAGATCGACGTCAACGAGCCGTCGATCGAGGATGCGATCAAGATCATGAAGGGCCTGAAGCCCTATCTCGAGAAGCACCACAAGGTCCGCTACACCCGCGAGGCGCTGCGGGCGGCGGTGGAGCTGTCGGCCCGCTACATCACCGACCGCAAGCTGCCCGACAAGGCCATCGACGTGCTGGACGAGACGGGTGCGGCCCAGATGCTGCTGCCGCCGTCGCGGCGCAAGAAGGTCGTCGGGGTGAAGGACATCGAGGCGGTGGTGGCGAAGATCGCGCGCATCCCGCCGAAGTCGGTGACGAAGGACGACGTGCGCGTGCTCGCCAATCTCGAAAGCGATCTGAAGCGCGTCGTCTTCGGCCAGGACCGGGCCATCGAGGCGCTGGCGGCGAGCATCAAGCTCGCGCGCGCGGGGTTGCGCGAGCCGAACAAGCCCATCGGCTGCTATCTCTTCTCCGGGCCGACGGGTGTCGGCAAGACGGAGGTCGCCCGCCAGCTCGCGCGGCTGATGGGCGTCGAGCTCATCCGCTTCGACATGTCGGAGTACATGGAGCGCCACACCGTCTCGCGGCTGATCGGCGCGCCGCCCGGCTATGTCGGCTTCGACCAGGGCGGGCTGCTGACGGATGCCATCGACCAGCATCCGCATTCCGTGCTGCTGCTCGACGAGATCGAGAAGGCGCATCCGGATCTCTTCAACCTGCTCCTGCAGGTGATGGACGCCGGCCAGCTCACCGACCACAACGGCAAGAGGATCGACTTCCGCAACGTCATCCTGATCATGACGACGAATGCCGGGGCGGCCGAGCTGTCGAAGAGCGCCATCGGCTTCGGACGCGAGACCCGCGAGGGTGCGGATGACGAGGCGATCAAGCGGCTGTTCACGCCGGAGTTCCGCAACCGCCTCGATGCCGTGATCCCGTTCGACTATCTCTCGCTGGACATCGTCGAGCGGGTGGTCGAGAAGTTCATCCTGGAGCTCGAGCTGCAGCTCGCCGAGCGGCACGTGACGATCACCATCGACGAGGCGGCGAGGCGCTGGCTCGCCGAGCGCGGCTACGACCGGCTCTACGGTGCGCGGCCGCTCGCCCGGCTGATCCAGGAGAAGATCAAGAAGCCTCTGGCCGACGAGCTTCTGTTCGGCCGGCTCAGGGACGGCGGCCAGGTGGTCATCCGCATCGAGGACGACAAGATCGCCTTCGACATCGCGGGTGCCCGCGACTCCGCATCCCAGCGCCAGGGCAACGGCAAGCCCGCCGCCCCGGAACCCGCCGTGTGACGCGCGCGGCGAACGGAAAGCGGTGGCGGAGATCCGCCCTGCGGATGCACGCAAGGCGTTCTTGAGGCAGGCGGGGCTCGCCGGCGCAGCCGCTTTCTGCGCATAGCGCCTTTACAGGGCCGCGCGGCATCCCATATCCGGTCGGAAGACGGGCCGCGGCCGCCGGGACGGCGCCGCGCGGCCGGCGACGGGAAAGCAGGAGACATCGGCATGGACGAGGCGTTGCGGCAGCGGATCGACGAGGCGATCAGGCGCGATGACGTCGTGCTCTTCATGAAGGGCACGCCGACCTTCCCGCAGTGCGGATTTTCGGCGGTCGTCGTGCAGATCCTGCAGCACATGGGCGTGCCCTTCCGCGCCTATGACGTGCTGCCGGATCCCGAGCTGCGCCAGGGGATCAAGGAATACACCAACTGGCCGACGATCCCGCAGCTCTACGTGAAGGGCGAGTTCATCGGCGGCTGCGACATCGTGCGCGAGATGTTCGAGACCGGCGAGCTCAAGACCCTCTTCGAAGAAAAGGGCATCCTCGCCCGCGCCTGAGCCGTCCGCCGGCCGGCGCAACTGCGCGGCCCGCACCGGGATGGACGAAAGCGCATACCCATCCGCCCCCGGCCCATCGGCGGCCGGACAGGCGGTCAGTCGAAGAGTGCGTCGATATCGGCCTGGCTGATGCTGTCGGCGTCTTCTCCGGCGTCGTCCCCGCCCGCTCCCGGCGCGGCGACCGCCCCGACCTCCTCGATGCCCCCGGGGCCGCAGTGGACGATGCCGTTTATCGCGGACACCAGCGCCCGGATTTCCTCGAGCCGTGGCTGAAGCTCCGCCGCCAGTGCCGCGGCGTCGCCATCGGCCGCGAGCGGCGCGACGGCCGCAAGCGTCTCAAGGATCCGCTCGCCGAGCTCGCGGCTGCGGGCGTCGAAGGCCTCGCGCACCTCGGGCGGTGCGAGCTCGTAGGCGGCGATCGCGAGCTCCTTGTCGCGAAAGCCGGTGCGCCGGAAATGTTCCGGATAGGAGATCGGGCGCCAGTCGCGCACCTCCTCCAGCGCCTCGGGCATATCGGGCGCCAGCTCGAGCAGCATGATCACCTCGTTGAAATGATTGAGGTAATCGGTCGCAAGGAAGCTGTTCTCGTCGATGTTGGTGCCGGCGAGCTGGCGGCGCAGCACGGCGCGCTCGCGGGCAAGTTCGTCACCTGCTGCGATGGCCGAGGCCCGATGCTGCACCATTCCCGCTGTCTCCGGCGTTGTCGCGATACCGACCCGTCTGGCTCACCCGGCGATCGCCGGCTCGATGCGAGTCGCGCCGATCCGGCGCGTGCACGACGCTAGCCCATGGCGCCTTGCCCAAAAGTTAACCGGGCCGCCATGCGTTCATTTTCAAGGCGCTGTGAGAGTCCCTGCGGGCCGATCAGAAGGCGACTCCCGCAGCCGGCGCGTCCATGGTAAACTCCGCATTTACCGATGGGGTCCGGTTCACCTGATCGAAGCAGGGAGCGATGCTGACGGTCCTGGAGAAGCTGCGTCGGCGTGAGCGCGGGAATCCCGCGGCGGTCGCGGCGCACCCGGTTCTCGAGCCCGGCACCCTGCTCAGCATCGGCCGGCCGGGTGCCGTGATACGGCTCGACCGCAGGCTGGAAGGCGCGGGCGGCCACCGCTACTGGATCGTCTCCGAGCTTGCGGGCGACTGCTCCCGGCGGGCCACCCGGCGCGTCATCAGCGAGGAGAAGCTCGGCCGGCTGCTCGCGGGCGGCTGAATCTCCCGCCGCGCCGCGGCCCGTTCCCGCGCTGTGCCGTTCGTCCCGTTCCCGGGACGCAGGCCCGTCCCGCGGCCGAAACCCTTTCTTCCGTCTTCCCGATTGGCTATCAGCGGGGGCGCGGTCCACGGCCCGCCGCTTGCGGCAGGCCGGTGGCATCCGGGGCAGCAGGACGGGGTGCGGGCGCAGCATGTCGATCATCAGATCCGGTATCGATCCGCGCGATGAAGGCTTCCGCCGCAATGCCGAGGCGATGGCGGCGCTCGTCGCGGACCTCAGGGAGAAGATCGCCGCGATCGCGGAGGGCGGTCCGGCCCATGCGCGCGAACGGCACAAGGCGCGCGGCAAGCTGCTGGTGCGCGAACGCATCGACCTGCTGCTGGACCCCGGCGCGCCCTTCCTCGAGCTGTCGCAGCTCGCCGGCTACGGGATGTACGAGGATGACGTTCCGGCGGCCGGCATCGTCACCGGCATCGGCCGGGTCAGCGGGGTCGAATGCATGATCGTCGCGAACGACGCCACCGTGAAGGGCGG from Rhodothalassiaceae bacterium harbors:
- the grlA gene encoding glutaredoxin, coding for MDEALRQRIDEAIRRDDVVLFMKGTPTFPQCGFSAVVVQILQHMGVPFRAYDVLPDPELRQGIKEYTNWPTIPQLYVKGEFIGGCDIVREMFETGELKTLFEEKGILARA
- a CDS encoding phosphomannomutase, whose protein sequence is MAERAAERQAGDGHLFDPTILREYDVRGIVGETLTVRDARALGRAYAAFLKEVGAPARLPVAVGRDGRLSSPELADALIAGIRAGGRDVIDIGLGPTPMLYFAVHHLGLAGGIMVTGSHNPPDYNGFKMMAGMKPLFGADIARLGELAAAGPPEAGNPGRVMRREVLSAYVARLVCDARIPALDVVWDTGNGAAGPAVEALIARLPGRHELLFGAVDGRFPNHHPDPTVEANLADLKRAVRARGADLGIAFDGDGDRIGAVDGEGRVVWGDQILLILARALLAELPGAPVIADVKASQHLFDGIAAAGGEPVMWKTGHSLIKTKMAETGAPLAGEMSGHIFFRHRYYGFDDALYAAVRLLEAIGAAGRSLAELLDGLPKSAATPEIRLACPEEEKRGVVERLARHLAAEGRRVVDVDGVRVIADDGWWLVRASNTQPVLVARIEGRDEAALARLESDLKAALEAVGFQAKW
- a CDS encoding ATPase is translated as MTQNSDDRPHVVVLGNEKGGTGKSTTAVHLLFALARTGLATAAIDLDDRQRTLSRYLENRRRYATEKGLRLPLPPVEIVPTSHAATREEARAEERRAFQAALAKLEGRADVIIIDCPGRDCFLSRLAHAHADTLITPMNDSFVDLDLLASVHPDSYRIERLSLYAEMVFEARKQRALTFRRELDWIVMRNRLANLDARNKRRVERVLGELSRRLGFRFVPGLSERVIYRELFPKGLTLVDLTPGEGPATGTRLTLSHVAAREELRRLVDALRIRRPHPHEEAQAGGAAG
- a CDS encoding ATP-dependent Clp protease ATP-binding subunit ClpA, with product MPSFSSHLEQTLHRALAEASRRRHEYATLEHLLLALIDDPDASAVLKACNVDCNLLRRNLEDYLDNELESIRVEDGVVEATPTAGFQRVIQRAILHVQSSGRDELTGANVLVALFSERESHAVYFLQQQDMTRLDAVSYISHGIAKSPQHHERRTARGAEQAGEGPRPGSAGGSSSKSKSGESALETYCVNLNEKARDGRIDPLIGRQLEVERTIQILCRRSKNNPLLVGDPGVGKTAIAEGLARKIVEGDVPDVLKNATIFALDMGALLAGTRYRGDFEERLKAVVQELEEYEGAILFIDEIHTVIGAGATSGGAMDASNLLKPALASGAIRCIGSTTYKEFRSHFEKDRALLRRFQKIDVNEPSIEDAIKIMKGLKPYLEKHHKVRYTREALRAAVELSARYITDRKLPDKAIDVLDETGAAQMLLPPSRRKKVVGVKDIEAVVAKIARIPPKSVTKDDVRVLANLESDLKRVVFGQDRAIEALAASIKLARAGLREPNKPIGCYLFSGPTGVGKTEVARQLARLMGVELIRFDMSEYMERHTVSRLIGAPPGYVGFDQGGLLTDAIDQHPHSVLLLDEIEKAHPDLFNLLLQVMDAGQLTDHNGKRIDFRNVILIMTTNAGAAELSKSAIGFGRETREGADDEAIKRLFTPEFRNRLDAVIPFDYLSLDIVERVVEKFILELELQLAERHVTITIDEAARRWLAERGYDRLYGARPLARLIQEKIKKPLADELLFGRLRDGGQVVIRIEDDKIAFDIAGARDSASQRQGNGKPAAPEPAV
- a CDS encoding molecular chaperone DnaJ; translated protein: MATAFLTGLLALLAFVLLLLLVERADPAKLARALVWLGIAAVVLVAGLLLISGRFLQSLPALLAALAILWQRAALQRLTRRGLAGMGAGRRRTSRVETAALEMTLDLATGALDGTVRRGRFAGRRLAELDEEECLALHRDLAGDEESRRLLEAYLDRRMPGWRARAGGEGEETAGESPPGHGGMTREQALRILGLAEGAGREEIIAAHRRLMQKLHPDHGGSDFLAAQINEAKRVLLEEE